A genome region from Fervidobacterium changbaicum includes the following:
- a CDS encoding ATP-grasp domain-containing protein, translated as MKVHEYLAKRVLKAEGVRIPSGVLITREDILENLSGFSERLSLLGFPQVLKAQVLVGGRMKAGGVKIVKNLEESFEEIVKISQMEIKGERPYGVLVEEFIPHEKEMYLSISIDRNIRDIVIVFAPEGGIDVEEYSQKYPDRIIKSNNPEDFPAELRKLILKLKDVFVRYDLTLLEINPFVVKDGEFIALDAVFHVDDSALFRQLWLDEEMPESSFVKLHEGGVGVIGCGAGIVMATLDALVEHGFRPANFCDIGGGATAESVYNALNKVKEITNCAVLNIFGGITDCVEIAKGIINFKKQNPDFTLLIRLSGNNELLARKMLEGYNIPTVSDMKELIESLRKGGMVHVLSK; from the coding sequence ATGAAGGTGCACGAGTATTTGGCAAAACGGGTTCTGAAAGCGGAAGGCGTCAGGATACCAAGCGGTGTTTTGATAACAAGGGAAGATATCTTAGAAAACTTGAGTGGCTTTTCTGAAAGACTTTCCCTGCTTGGATTTCCACAGGTTTTGAAAGCGCAGGTACTCGTCGGTGGGCGCATGAAAGCTGGTGGAGTTAAAATCGTCAAAAACTTAGAAGAGTCTTTCGAAGAAATTGTCAAAATCTCCCAGATGGAAATCAAAGGGGAAAGACCTTATGGGGTTCTCGTGGAAGAATTTATCCCGCACGAAAAAGAAATGTACCTTTCTATTTCAATCGATAGGAACATCAGAGATATCGTTATCGTTTTTGCACCGGAAGGCGGGATAGATGTAGAAGAATATTCGCAAAAGTATCCAGATAGGATTATAAAAAGCAACAATCCAGAGGATTTCCCTGCGGAGTTAAGAAAGCTGATTCTCAAGTTGAAAGATGTATTCGTAAGATACGATTTAACGCTTCTTGAGATTAATCCGTTCGTTGTAAAGGATGGTGAATTTATAGCGCTTGATGCCGTATTCCACGTAGACGATAGTGCTCTGTTCAGACAGCTATGGTTAGATGAAGAGATGCCGGAAAGTTCGTTTGTCAAATTACACGAAGGTGGTGTTGGTGTTATCGGTTGCGGTGCTGGGATTGTAATGGCGACACTTGATGCCCTCGTTGAGCATGGATTTAGACCAGCGAATTTCTGTGACATAGGTGGTGGAGCAACTGCTGAGAGTGTTTACAACGCTTTGAATAAAGTTAAGGAAATCACGAATTGTGCCGTTCTTAACATATTCGGTGGAATTACTGATTGTGTTGAAATAGCCAAGGGAATTATAAATTTTAAGAAGCAAAATCCTGATTTTACTTTACTTATCAGGCTTTCCGGTAACAACGAATTGCTCGCAAGGAAAATGCTTGAAGGATATAACATCCCAACTGTGAGCGATATGAAAGAACTCATCGAGAGTTTAAGAAAAGGTGGGATGGTCCATGTTCTCAGCAAATGA
- a CDS encoding succinate--CoA ligase subunit alpha, with protein MFSANDRVCVYGGTGRYGSFHLKKMIEYGTKVNCVVSKNRLVREIEKVRVYQSLSQFPDHIDTAIFFVPAQYVLEAFNDAVENGVKKIVVITEHVPIHDSIRMVSIAKSKGVILIGPNCPGVIHPKERFKVGIMPEKYFAPGSVAIISRSGTLMYETAKHLSEGPGVSIALGLGGDPIVGTNVAEAFEVLKSMGYDKVLLIGEIGGEDEIRGVEHALKIGFEPKNIVAFFAGRHAPEGKRMGHAGAIIEGDRGKISFKENYLKNLGVRVVKFPWEVLNAWKN; from the coding sequence ATGTTCTCAGCAAATGACAGAGTTTGTGTGTACGGTGGGACTGGAAGGTACGGTAGTTTTCATTTAAAAAAGATGATTGAATACGGCACAAAGGTTAACTGTGTTGTGAGTAAGAATCGGTTAGTAAGAGAAATTGAAAAGGTAAGAGTTTACCAAAGCCTCTCGCAATTTCCTGACCATATTGACACAGCAATATTTTTCGTTCCTGCCCAGTACGTACTTGAAGCTTTCAACGATGCTGTTGAAAACGGGGTGAAAAAGATCGTTGTAATCACCGAACACGTTCCGATTCATGATTCAATAAGGATGGTTAGTATAGCAAAGAGCAAAGGAGTAATTCTTATAGGTCCAAACTGTCCTGGTGTAATTCATCCTAAAGAAAGGTTCAAAGTCGGAATAATGCCAGAAAAGTACTTTGCACCAGGTTCAGTTGCCATCATTTCCCGCAGTGGAACTTTGATGTATGAAACAGCAAAGCACCTTTCCGAAGGTCCAGGTGTCTCAATCGCACTTGGGTTGGGTGGGGATCCCATAGTTGGTACAAATGTTGCCGAAGCGTTCGAAGTGCTGAAATCGATGGGTTACGATAAGGTACTGCTTATTGGAGAAATTGGTGGGGAAGACGAGATAAGGGGTGTTGAACATGCTTTGAAAATAGGTTTTGAACCTAAAAACATAGTGGCATTCTTTGCAGGAAGGCACGCACCGGAAGGTAAGAGAATGGGACATGCGGGTGCGATTATAGAAGGCGACAGGGGTAAGATTTCTTTTAAAGAGAACTATTTGAAAAATCTCGGTGTTCGGGTGGTGAAGTTCCCGTGGGAAGTACTAAACGCTTGGAAGAATTGA
- a CDS encoding YitT family protein, whose product MGSTKRLEELIKEYLLSSLGVLLTALGLVIFLIPHNIAAGGASGLAIVLNKLLPLSVGIWMYIVNAVLFLVAFLIIGFDFSFKTIYCTFLLNFLIDLFDRIVPIYKYHGEEVILAVFFGDILTAIGMAIAFSQNASTGGTDIIAKILNKFFGAPFGLSILFIDFAIGISAGLVYNIDTGLYSILAIIVNGTTIDFVLKGLELSVNVWIISDKHEEIKNFVTSELERGCTVFEAKGGYTNKERIALLVVLKRRELHELVNAIRRIDPRAFFLVNEARQVYGEGFKEII is encoded by the coding sequence GTGGGAAGTACTAAACGCTTGGAAGAATTGATTAAAGAGTATTTACTCTCTTCGCTGGGAGTGTTGCTGACAGCTCTTGGACTTGTTATATTCTTGATTCCTCACAACATAGCCGCCGGAGGGGCGTCTGGGCTTGCCATTGTGCTTAACAAATTGTTGCCGCTTTCCGTCGGTATTTGGATGTACATCGTTAATGCTGTGCTTTTTTTAGTTGCATTCTTAATCATCGGATTTGATTTCAGCTTCAAAACTATCTACTGCACGTTCTTGCTAAACTTTCTGATAGATTTATTCGACAGAATTGTTCCAATATACAAATACCACGGTGAGGAAGTAATTCTTGCGGTCTTCTTCGGAGATATTTTGACAGCCATCGGTATGGCGATAGCGTTTTCACAGAACGCATCAACCGGTGGGACCGATATCATCGCCAAAATCCTAAACAAATTCTTTGGTGCTCCATTTGGTCTGTCGATACTTTTCATCGATTTTGCAATAGGCATCTCTGCAGGATTAGTGTACAACATCGATACTGGACTTTATTCTATCTTGGCGATCATAGTTAATGGAACAACGATAGACTTTGTTTTGAAAGGTCTTGAACTTTCGGTAAATGTGTGGATTATCTCAGATAAACATGAAGAAATCAAAAATTTCGTAACGTCAGAACTTGAACGGGGATGCACAGTTTTCGAAGCTAAAGGGGGATACACGAATAAAGAAAGGATAGCTTTGCTTGTTGTTCTTAAGCGAAGAGAACTCCACGAGCTTGTCAACGCTATAAGAAGAATTGATCCAAGGGCCTTTTTCTTGGTGAACGAAGCAAGACAGGTTTACGGTGAAGGTTTTAAAGAGATAATTTAA